AACGAGCCACCTTCAAACTTCATTCAAAGTGAGAacttcctggggcgcctgggtggctcagtggttgagcgtctgccttcagtgcagggcgtgatcctggggtcctggcatggagtcccacatccggctccttgcatggagcctgcttccccctctgcctgtgtctctgcctctctctgtgtgtctctcatgagtaaataaataaaatcttaaaaaaaagagagagagagaaagaaaaaacccaaaggaGAACTTCCTCTTTTCCCGGCTCAGGGCAGGGGTGCCTCTTCCTTTTTTGCTCTGCTGGCAACTTTCTCCTGGCCACCTGCCCCATCCTGGTTTGTGACACATCTTCGCTGGGGCACGAGGGATGGAATGAAGTGAAGGGCAGAAAGGACAGCGGGGTTTGGCAGTGAGGCagctcagattctttttttttttttttttttaagattctatttattcatgagagacacagagagaggcagagacacaggcagagggggaagaaggctccctgcagggagcccacgcgGGACTTCATCCTGGATGAAGGATCCAGGAtcatccaggatcaggccctgggctgaaggcagcgtcaaacccctgagccacgggggctgccccggCAGCTGAAGACCCCAGCACTGTGAGCCCGCGGTGTCCCCCGCAAGGGGCCTGCTCTGCTACTGCAGTGCCCGAACCCTGTTCCTGTCAGCTTTGCTTCCCTTCCTCACATCAGCACGGTGGGAGGGGGGGGGTCCTCTGTATGTTCCCTGGGACGACAGTCACCAGCTCTGGTGACCGGTGTGGGGAAGGTGACTTTCCCTCCGCAGCTGTTATTACTTCTTGGCTAAACTCTTGCACTGGCCTCTtcctggctcccctgccccccagtcaCGCTGGGGACTGGCCCTGGTCTGGGGGGTGTGGTGTCCCCTGCCTGGAGCAGCAAGTCAGGCTGGCTCCTCCTCTCCTGGCGGGAGCTTTGTGAGATCCCCCACCAGGggccatgctctctcttgctgccCTTGTGACCATTTGATCCTCAGGATTCTGTGCTCTGAGGCCAACCTCCACCTGGACCTGCTTGGTTAGaggcccacctcccctccaggccgTGCTCAAGCACGCGTCCCTTTAGGCCAGCTCCAGGCCGGCTCTCAGCCCACACCCTCCAGGGACACAGCTCTGTCCCTCGTCATCTCGGCAGAAGGGTGATTCCTTCTACTCTCCTGATGCTGATTGCTGAATCTCTCGCTTCCCAGATTTCCTCAAGCACACATTACATTCCAATCCACCATGTCCCATTAAGTGCAAAGGACACGTGCAGAGTGCCCTGGAGTGGCACTACTGCTCCTACAGGGTGCAGGGCCGTGGGGGAACTCTCTGCTGTCTCTAAAGAAAATCCCTTCGAGGTAAGGATCCCAAAACTAGATTTTAAGCAGCCAACACCTATGCTAGTCTATTCGGGCTGgtgtaacaaaatattatagaCTGGGAGCTTCGACTATGGccattcatttctcacagttctagaggctggaagtccaagatcaaggtggcaGCAGATTTGCTGTCTGGTGAGGACGTGCTTTCTGGCTTGTAGACAGCTAGTTTCTTACTGTGggctcacatggcctttcttccATGCCTGGGAATGGAGAGAGCCTGGGGGGAGATGCAgcagggaggttggggggggggggctgggatgggggagagggagaaagagtcttccttttcttctaaggacactaatctcatcatggggccccaccctcatgatcCCTTCTAAACCTAATGacctctcaaaggccccacttccaaataccatcagtCTGGAGATTAGGGCTTCCACACTGGgaggtgcggggggtgggggggtggggggggcataGTCAATCCACAGCCCCGCCTTTCTACAGAGCCCACTATGACCTCCCTGTCTCCCCTAAATATTGCAAATAAGAGCTGGCTGCCTATGCTGTTTTGTACTTTGCTCTTATCGACTCAACAATGTTTCATATCCTAGCGGGGTTAAATATTCTTTCACAAAGATTTTGCAAACAACTGCATGGTGTcctagaaatttgtatttttgaacATAGAGAATGATTGTCGGATTTTGCCAGTACAAGCAGTGGACTTGGGGAGAAGAACAACTTCTGTTGTGTGTCAAGTAAAGATGATCTGGCCTACTTTTGTCCGCAGTATTTGAACCCAAAGAAGTTTACTAAATAGTCAACAACAGCAAACCGCCCCAACATGCAGAAACAGAAATCTCCATCATCCACACTCTGGGCTACTGTTATCACtgtgtcatttttgttttctgtagtgatCAGCCAAAGGCAGTGTCAGGCGGTCTCAGGGAAGCTCTGTTGTTACTTGGCTTTGAAGGTCGGTAAGGTAAGCATGAGGCCAGGTGAGGATGGACAGAGGTCACACTGCAGAAAAGCAGGGGAGCTTCATTGCTGACAaatgtacctctctctctcctcaccagTTCCTCGGAGTTGGATCTCCGACTCGGTCAAACAGATCAGAGAGCTTCACCTCTCAGTTCTGTGCAGAGGTACATATCAAAGGCAGAGtgatgctgggcatggagccatgAGCCAGGGATGCTTTACGGTGAGACAAAGTCAAAGCTTCTGGAAGGTCACCTGGGGCGGCTGGTTGAAACGTGGAAGACCGGGCTGGGTTTGACTTTCTGTGCCAagtagagaaggaaacaaaacagaaggaaagatacCCAGATTCATGCATTAACCTAACAGGCAGGaaggattttaagatttttgtgttCATGTCCACACATTGGAATTTATTCCATCATGGATAGGCAGATCATTGgaaactatctatctatctatctatctatctatctatctatctatctatctatctatctatattttccCATGGAGCATTCAGCGCTGACTTGAAGGCTCTGGGCTGCTCTTTCCCAGGGTGGGCTTGAAATTGGGTGTGATTTTGTTACAGGGACTTCACAAGGATTTTTATCCTTGtgattttcagatgttttcaGGGAAAGGTTAAGAATATCCCCAATACTGTCAAAAAGGGGGAAATGCAACTCTGTTTCTTGAGGATTTGCCTGAGCTAATTATATGTTTGCTTTTCCATCTGTCTCCTTTTCAGAGGCAAAGCTTAGGGGAAGACAGTCCCAGATATCAATGTCACCCCAGCAATATATATTATTCTAATGCGATGAATCTCCAGATACTGCTCTGATGCTCCCTTGCAGGGAGCAGTAAGATGGCTTGATTTCCCTCAGGTAGTGCCTGGCTTTCATGCTGTATTATTTACTTCTCAGGTCAAGAGGTCTTCTTCCTTTAATTATGGCTTAGGAAAAATTTGTCAGGGCCTACATCGACTTCCCCTGATGTACTACTGGTTCTGGCAGATTCAATAATAAGGTGGTCTGTACATCGGCTGCTCTCATGGAAACAGGTCACTAACTCATCTCTTCTGAACACAAGGCAGAGAACTCATGATACATAATTCTTTTCTTGCATCGGAGCAATTAATTTCATGTTACGACTTTAACGGGGACTTCTGACTCTTCAGCAAATGGTCAACCCTGTGGGTAGGACATAAGTagtgaaagtgatttttaaacaagatttgaGCCTGTTTACCTCAGAATGACTTTCCCATGGAGGTAGCCCCAACTAGAGGCGCTACACATGAATGATTCCATTATTGCTCAAAAACTTCTTGGGACTCTTCTTTTGGAACTGACTTTGGTAGTGACAGCATATTCTATGGGACATCTGCAGTGCTAAACTACGTACATCTCTCCAGGGTGGATTTGCTTTTGGGAAATAGTTAAGAATCACCCATAAACCTATCAGGTGAATGGGAGGGATGACGGAGCTGAATGGTACCACCTGGGGGGTGAAAATAAGATATGATTTTACAAAGTagcaaaactgtgtgtgtgtgtgtgtgtgtgtgtgtgtattatatgtgtgtgtatgttcttGATGTTAATTCCAAAAGAATAATTGAAAAGTACtttgagggacccctgggtggctcagaggttgagcatctgcctttggcccagggtgtgatcctggggtcctgggatcaagtcctgcagggagcctgcttcttcctctgctcgtgtctctgcctctctccgtgtctctctcatgaataaataaataaaatctttaaaaaaataaaaataaaaaataaaagtacttatgAATCTTTGGCAAATGTTTGTAAATGTTTAATCAAGATACGTATTTCAGGAAAATTTATAGGACTATGATAGAGGATGATTACTGTGAAAGTCAGCATCCATTTGGGTTTGTAAGTCTTGGTGTGCTCATTGAAAAAGTGAGCTTGTTTACTGATTCAATGAAGAAGACTGGTTATGAGTAAGAGGACCAGACGAAACAGAAGTAGGTTTCTCTCTCAACGTAAAAGTCTGCAGGACCAGGCGCTGGGTCTGCTCCGTGGAAGCCTCAGAAGCCAGCTTCCTTCCAGCTCCTTGCTGCCTGCCCTGGACCTGTCCCTCAGGTCCGAGCCTCACGCCAGCAAAGTGGAGTAGGGACCCATGAAGGGATCCATAGTTACTAGAAATCtagcagtcaaaaaaaaaaaaaagaaaaaggaaaaaaagaaatctagcaGTCTCTGTAGGACATCCAGGAACAGCCCCCCTCATATCTCATTGGGCAGAACTTTGTCACATGACCATATCCAGCCaaaagggagtctgggaaatgtagtcttcatCTCAGGCCTCAAGAGGCAGGGCCTCTGTTACTGTGAAAGCACTTGCGAGCAAACATCAGGATGGGGAGCCACCAGTCTACACCACAATCACCTTTGCTCATATCCTACATTACGGCGGAGCCTGAAGGACACAGTGACATCGCTTGCCACAATACCCTcttaacagaaataataattttagttctttttatcaTTTCACGACCATTAACTAGGAATGGTGCCATGTGCATTCTGTAtgcatatcattttatttaatccactcAGCAGTCTATATAATACACACCATCACCCCCATTTAACAGGGTTAGAGACGTAAAAATCCCAGATTGCCCGAGATCCCGTGCCTAGAAAATGGCCAATACAGAGTTTGAATTCAAAGCCACCCACCTGAGAACCTAGGTCCTTACCCCCAGCGTTGTACcccaagaagggaaaaaaaatcttggagtTAGTCTCCTACCAGGATGCTGGGACCCAAATGCTAATTAGCAGCATTTGGAGGAATGCTAAAACAGGTTTAGCagttaataaaatttaacaaaactgGGGTGCCTGCCATACGAGTAGGGAGTATATGGGTCAGATTACTTCCTCAGCTCCGAGGTAGGATGAGAAATCCCCCGATGTGATGCCTCACCATGCCTTCTTGTCAATGGATTGTGGATGCCTAATCCCCTCATTCTGCCAGGGGGGAAGGGCAAGAGAAGAGAGGGTGAGGGGTGaagcggaggaggaggagaagggggggaAGAGGCGGGAAGGGAGGATGTTTTCTGTGACTGGGCCAGTTTCCTTGTCAAGCCAGCTTGGTGCTCCCCATTGTAAAAACAAGCTCAGGGATGtttaaacatttccatcaccaggGCAGCTCTTCCCCTGGAACAGAATGTTCTCTCCAAGCACTTAGACTGAATCTTcagggggaagaggaaaaagaccTGCATTTTTTTGGCCATCTTTTTCAACAGAGCATAAGGAAAGAGAATTTATTTAGTACAGGAAATGGCTACTGATAGCCTTTCTGGTCTGAGAAAAAAACTCAACTCACACATCTCTGAAGACATCGTGTTCTGTGCAAGGTGTCGTGTCATTTCCTGCCCAGTTAGGTGGGGATAGTGACGGAGGGCCAGGCGGACCAGTGTGagcccaggggaaggggaggggctgtCTCAGCTGGGAAACTTTTGAATCTGTTTTCTTAGAGGCCCGGACAGAACTTAACTAGGTGCTGAAGACCTCAAAGCCTGTATTATTATGAAGGACAGAGAGCAGAGGTGTCTGCCTAAATCTAAAACACCCTTACAGAAGAAACCCAAAACTTCTGAAAGCATTTATCCCGTCACACTTTGGGGGTTGTAAAATCAATTGTGACCGGCCGGTGGAAGCAGAGCAGGTGTTCCAGCATCGTGCGTGGTGAGCAGAGAATGCTCAGAACTTCAGAGGCTCCTTTCAAAAGTCCTTCAGTTTAGGACAGACAGTAACGACCCCATTCCCTGTTTCCTGGGAGCCCACAGGCCCCCTTAAACTGGTCAGTGCTCTGGGGCACCACCATCTGTTTccagagaggatgtggggaagcCAGCCTGGGGGCTTTCGTTGTCCTTGTCTGAGCAGGAAGGCCAAGTCGCTGACGCATTGTTACAAGGTGgctgtgggagggtgggggtggggtggggtggtggggtggtggtggtggtgattccTTTGGCAAGAACTGCATCTATTTATTATCTCTTCCTTGTAACTGGTTCTGATGCTGTTAAGGCCTAAGATCAACTTTTAACAGGATTTCACTTTCTCTGGCTTGGGTCACAGAGAGTAGAGGCCACACTCTTTACTCAAGTACCATTATTTACCCCCAGGGCCTTCACTTCCGGCCCAGTGTGAAGGACACATTGATCTCTAACactccacccatccatccatccacctacccacccacccatccactcatccatccatccaccatccatccacccatccacacacccattcattcattcattcattcattcagtttgtTCCTTTCCTCATTTGTGTACCCATTCATAAACAGAACACAACACAGGCAGGGCTGGCTTATCCCCAAAGTACTGTGGGGGTTCAGGGGAGGATGCTGGGGGAAGACCGACCAGGAGAGAGGTGTCGGCCATTTCTGCTGCACTGGTTTGGCCCCCTCTGAATCCTTCACAGCCCCTGGCCTGagtgggtgcttaataaattCCTGTGGGGTGATCACCCTTCAGTAGCCTCCTTTGCTCACACATGTAGGTGCCATAGCAGGTCCAGTTGGGGGCATCTGGGCCTGGGGGCATGAGCGTGTCTGGGCTAAGATACTTGCACATGCTAATTATGAGCCCTGTGCCCTGTGCCTGCCCCTAGAGGAACCACTGAGAAACATTATCGTATTGCAACAGTACCTAGTGACTtgtagaacatttcttttttttttttttttttttttgtagaacatTTCTGATCTGGATCCCAGGAGAATAGCACCTCCTGGCCTGCCAGGCTCTGCCCAGGGCCCCAAAGAGGCCAACGGTGTTTCCTAgtttccctgcccctccagcctctAGCCCTAAATACAGGCACATTGCTATTGCTGCCTGCCCAGGTCTTCTTCCCTCCTGATCCTACTCGCCAAACCCCCCCAACCCTCCCTCCCACccgcacctgcccctgcccccagctggcCAGATGCCCCTGACAGAAAGGGGCCAGTGAGGCCTGGGTTAAAAATTCTGCCTTGCCCGCCTCGGGAGCATTGCAGTACCCTAGTCTAGCTCATCTCCTCCTAAATCTCTTGCTCCTGGGGGCTCTGAGGCTGCCCCCAGTGGAGCAGTCACCAAAGGCCCCTGCGGCCCTCAAGGTGAAGGGGAGGTTGGCTGTCACACGAGCTGAGCTGCCCTGCTCATAGCCCTTTCTTTGCTCTCTGAAGAGGAAGGGGAATGAGGGAAGCAGCACCACCAGCAAACCCATGGGGTGCCACCCAATTCAGCAATCTCCCTAACTCACCCTGCCGCTAGTTGTTCTGGAAGAAGTCACTTCCTTGCTGCTCTGTTCCTTCCCAAGATTGTTGTTAATGGAAAGTCTTCCCAATGGTCACTGCTGAGAGGCTGGAAGAGAGAACACCTCTGCTCAGGGCCCTATGCCCCAGTGCTCGGGGGGCCCTCAGTTCCCCTGACACCGTGCTTGGGGGGCCCTCAGCTCCCTGGCCCAGTGCTTGGGGGGGGGGCCTCATTTCTCCCGGCTGTGGGCTTCTGTGGCCATCATGCTGAGATGCACCAACCCTCCTCCTGCAGATCTGATTGTCATCGCCTTCTGGGTGAGCCTGGCACTTTTCGTCATGCTTCTCTTCCTCATCCTGCTCTACATGTCCTGGTCAGGCTCCTCACAGGTGAGGTGAGTAAGGAGGGTGCCGATGCAGGTAAGTCACCGGGCTAAACAGTGAGTGACCGCAGGTCCACGCCATGGACTATTATTCAGTTGCAAAAAGGTACGAATCACCGATTCATTCACTCCGACACGGATGTACTTCAAAGACACTGTGTtcagtgaaagaagctagacacaaaaggctccatattgtaggattccattgATCTGAAACACCTAGAATGAGTAAAAttctagagacagaaagcagattagtgctTGTTCATGGGGCCAGGGCTGCTTTTTTGGATGCCAAGAATATCTTAAAGCAGAGTGTGTTGATGGTTGCACCATTTTGTGAATATATTGAAGAtctttgaatttttacattttaagcgGGTGAACTTGGCTGTATATAAACTCTATCTCAATGAAGcggttaaagaaaataaagccaaagtGACCCCACATGCCATTAGGTCTTGTCAAATGACTCACTAGGAAAAGAGGACCCAAACTTAGGCATCTATGGCCACCATCTGTTATTGAATCCCTACTGTGTGCCTCAGCAGCTCAACCGGAGGTAAAATCTTGGGGCTCCAAGCAGTAATTAGCTAATAATTAACTTATCTCATTGTAGGTTAATTCTCCTGTGCTGGACAATTGGCCCACCACATCCAATTTCCCCTTCTAGCTTAAtctgcaccctcccctccccccccccccagctactGCTGTCCTTAATGATGGTTCTAGCTAGGGACCTTGTagtgcctttccctctgcttcagCTGAGGGGACCAGGGGTGGGCAACTGACCCAACAGAGCCTGCCCAGGGCTGGCCAAAGCCCCTTGAATCATGGCCTGGCAGGAGAGCTGGGGCCAGGGAACACTGAGTGGTCTTGGGGGAAGACTGGGGCTGGCCGCCATCATGGACCAAGCTATCTTGGGGAGTGGAAACCATGAGCCAGCACAGGAAGCTGGCAGCAGAGAGATGAGCAAAGCTGGTATGGGAGAGGAGGGGATGAGGAGTGCAAAGCCCCtgagagaaaagagggcagccttGCTACCTGGTGGGGTCCCATGGCCAGTTCAGGGGGGACCTGCCCATCTGTGAATGTCCAGGTCTACCTCAGGGGGccctgtctccctgcctccacccctccctgcccacagtGGCTCACCAAGTCACTTCTGGTTCATCTTGGTTACCAGGGGAGGCTGGGGCCGGCTGCTGAGCAATGAAGAAATCTATACTTTTCTTCTAGTCTTAAGAACTCACGTTGAATTTAAGCAGACTGATACTCTAAGAAGTACCTGgggtggggcggcggggggggacGGTGGAATGAATGCACTCTTCTAAGGGGACTTGTCGCCAGCCCTGTGCTAGGGACAGTTTGCCAGAATGGTTGCCTATCCTCCCAGTGGAAAGGTCCCCAGTCCGGAGGGCACACAGGCTGCTGTGGGAGAGGAGTCCTGAAGGTCTTTAGGGCTACAGTTTTATGGGGCAGATGGATGATGTTCACCTTGGCACCAAAGAAAGCACTCTCCAGGCACTTTGAAACAGCCAAGTGGGTCTTCAGTAAGACTTGGGAAAGACAGGCTGAGTTGTTCCTTGAGGAATTGCTCTTtctatgcttaaaaaaataagtacagggatgcccgggtggctcagcggtttagcgccaccttcggcccagggcctgatcctggagacccgggatcgagtcccacatcaggctccctgcatggagcctgcttctccctctgcctgtgtctctgcctctctctctagctgtgtctctatgaataaataataaataaaatattaaaaaaaataagtacataaattgTGCTAGCGTCGTCTGAAAGGAGGGCTCTGCTCCATTGGGCCACCTTCTGACCGtcttcactcatgtggaattatAACTCGTTGAAACTAGTTCTGTGGCATAGACTAGTTCTCTACCAATGTATCACCTCAGGTTGCCCTGATGATAGCTAGGAGGTGATTACGGTCCCATTTCATTGATGAAACTGAAGGCAGGTGAGATGTGGCGAGCTGGCTCACGCTGGGCAGCTGTGCCCACTGCCCCCAGCACCCCACGTTCAGGAGAGGCATCCAGAGTATGGATTTCTAGCTAAGATACAAGTTGGCTGGAGGCAGAGATATCTGAGCTATATATTCAAACATGGACGGATGGAAGGTCAACCTGCCTGCTCCCCATCGTAACTGGACAAGGGGAGAAGTGACCTCAGAGGGAATGACCTAGGGTCAAGGTCACCATCAAGCACTGCCTGTTAATTTCTCCACAGTGGTGACCTTTGTGAGCTGGGCTGACCCTCTCCCAGGGTCTGGTCCCCTAGAGGAGGTGCTTCAGCCCTGTGTTGCTTTCTTTACGGGCTTCGGGCAGGCAGGACAGTGCCACAGGAAAGCATCCAGTAAGTTCTCTCCCCAGCTTTGATGCCTGTCTCCTCCCACTTGCTCTGTCCACAGGAACAACGCCCAGCACCACCCAATATGCCCCTGGAGTCACAGCCTCCACCTCCCGCTCTGCATCCGGAGACACCCCCCAGGATCCATGGAGCTCGGGCGAGGAACCAGGGAGCAGAGTATCCAGCCCTGAGCAGTGGTTGTGGCCAGGAGCCCCTCCGACTTGCCCCACTCTGCACCCCCAGACCCACCCTGCTCTCCTCCAGGACTGACCTTCGATGGGGAACCCCACAGCATCAGCTGACATACAGAACAAGCAGGGCGAGCCTCCGCCTAGAGACAGAACCTCTCAATCATAGAATTGACATCAGCAAATCGGTGAACTCAAACCAACCAGGACACCGAAGTGCCTTCGCAAAGCCTGCTTGCATGTAGCAGGAAGGGCAACTAGGCCAGATGTACTCTCCAAGGGAGCACGAATATGCATTATCCGGGGCCTGCGGGACCCATCCTAGCATAGGGAAGTAGCCCTAGATATTGCTGATTTTTAGTGCCTTTTACCTGCATACTTACTCTTTGTGTTCACTTTGGGAAgggttgaaaataaaacatacatgaattaactctaaaaaatatttgcttatcttTACTGGGCCACTTTTTAGTTCCAACTCCTACTGCTGTAATAtagtctttctaaaatatttattgggggggggggaagagcacacgcatgtgtgtgtgtgtgtgtgtgtgtgtgcatgcgtgcgtgccgggggaagggcagagagagaaggagacaggcagatgccctgctgagcagggagcccaacacagggctccaacccaggaccctgagatcatgaccggagctgaaaccaacagtctaatgcttaaccaactgagccacccaggagctccatcCTGCTGTAATATTTGTCAACCCTGAGTTCTAGGTGGATCTGAACGGTCTTTAGGACACCCAGGGAGGGCTGTGAAGTTCCTACCCATCCCCTACTGACAGGGCAGTATAGGCCCTGCCCGGCTAGGTGACGGTGGTCAAGGGACCCAAGTTATACTCCTGACCTCCCCAAAGCCTCTAAAAGACAGATTCCAAGAGGAGAGGGTCTGCATGGGAATGCTGTTGCGGGACCTCTTTGAGCTGCTAGGATGGGTCCCATCTGGGTGACGTTACGGGACCTCTGATCTGAGCTCTCCAAAGGATCAGTCCTCTAGTGCTTAATGGTCTGGCTCCAGCAGAGACAGCACGGAAGTACAGAGCCCACAgaaccaccccaccccctccccaaggcAGACTGACAATTCCTCCAGAGGAAGGTCGGCTTGGCCTCACCTGACTTGGGGCTGTGGGTTAGAGGGGAGATGAGGGAGGGAACTGATGAGCTCTGGAGACACCGCAATGGGGGAATGAGAAAGAGCATGTGGCCCTTCTTACTTGAATCTAAACACAGGATTCTGACTTAGGGATGGTCTCCAAAAACATGGTTGTGGGTGtttgggggaggatggggagaggaggcagTTGCTCCCTGTTTTCTAGACAATGAGCCCATATGTGGTGAGGGGACTGGAGGCAGAGAAGCATTACTCGTAACCTGGTTAAAAATCCTAAATTGTTggaacgcctggatggctcagtagttgagcatctgcctttgctcaggtcatgattctggggtcctgggattgagtcctgtattggactccctgcagggagcctgcttctccctttgcgtatgtctctgtctctctgtctctcatgaattaaaaaaaaaaaaaaaaaatcctaaatcatGAGAAACAACTAGAAATGAGCCTAAGGAAGATTGGAGGAATATGAAAGTGTAAATGTTTAAGCTGAGCCGATGGACAGGGAACGGTATTGTTCTGACCTGTGACCTGTGACCAGCCCCCGCGGCCAAGCTGCGCAGGAGGGGAGTGGGCACTCGGAGCTCTAAGTCCCCAGGCCAGAGCTCTCCTGAGGTTTGTCAGCTGCTGCTTCAATTAATACAGGAACCTGAAAAGCCAAATCTTGACCTCTAAAACATGGGTTTCTGTGAAACAAAATGACCTATTAAGACCaatcaagaaaaacacaaaagcctaacaaaaatagacatttattaacAACTTATAAAATCCCAAATCCCTCTTTTgagacagtttaaaaaaatacaggctcTCTTCCCAAAGCAGAGGTCAAATCAATTTTATACTCTAAGGATCTAGCGTAACACCCTTTTACTTACTAAAATAATTACGGGCAGGAGCTCATTCACTCAAAAAGTTATACAAAGCTTTGCAAGACTTCTCATGGAAAGAAAAGCTGAAACATTTCACACTCTTTTATCTGACATATCATATTCTTGGACATTTTAGCTTAAATATCTACAAATCCCTTAGGTGCTCAGAAATGTTACTTCAATTTGAGGTCTTTTCTTTCAAGAGCAACAAAGCCGAGAGGAAGGGTCTTACCTTTTGGAACACTGAACAGGCTTGTGGCCCAGATGGACCCATGCCCATCACAGCTTTGACCACGTTGTATGCACAGTCCCTTGAGCTTAATACTTATTGGTGACTTAAATAAGTCAGCTTCACTTGTCAGGAAACTGAGTTAATATGGACAGAACTTGTCATTATATAAGCCTTGCTTGGAAATCCTGACTCAATGAAACTTCTAGAACCTGGTGCCAGGAGGTGTCAGGTGGCAGGGCGTCAAGCATCGGGGACTGAGGTGGCGATGTCCTTGCAGAGGATGACGATGGCCTCCTCATCACCACCTGGCGTGTCCTCCGCGGCGTCACAGATCATTTGGACATGACTTAAGAGGGTGTCTGGCCGCTGAGCCCCCAGCCAGATGTCCTTAATGTAGAGAGACACCAGGAATGCTGCAGCGGCTGAGGAAGAGGCGGACAAGATCATGAGGATGCAAACCTACTCCGCTGGAAAGTCAGTCATCCCtcaaccgcccccccccccgccacacacacacggGACCCGGGGGCTTTATCAGGAGGTGAGGTGAGCGTTTGTTTAAGACAAACTTAAGACCCGTGCCTTTGCTTCACTTTGGGGTTAATCTTTGTTACTTTAAAGTTTATCTT
This genomic window from Canis lupus familiaris isolate Mischka breed German Shepherd chromosome 31, alternate assembly UU_Cfam_GSD_1.0, whole genome shotgun sequence contains:
- the MRAP gene encoding melanocortin-2 receptor accessory protein, translating into MANETNASTLYDSYEYYLDYLDLIPVDERKLKANKYLIVIAFWVSLALFVMLLFLILLYMSWSGSSQVRNNAQHHPICPWSHSLHLPLCIRRHPPGSMELGRGTREQSIQP